In the Rhododendron vialii isolate Sample 1 chromosome 2a, ASM3025357v1 genome, ATCCGGCCAAAGATTGGTTCAAGCAATCGGCTCCTTTTGGTACGAAAATTTGGAGGACCAATTACCAATTCTTAAATATTGGTTTTCATTTTAGAATTACCTACAATTATCTATTCTTTTCTTGGTGCTATTTTTCCCATTACTCAAATATTGATTTTCATTTTAGAATTACCTACTTACAATCATCTATTATGGTTTCCTTTGTCATAAATTGGCTAGTTTCATCTGAAAGTGATCGCTAAGTATTGTCAGTGGGCATAGACATATGATTCAAAACTAGCATTGTGTACGATCGATgcacaaaaatggaaaaaacacATCCTggacctctctttttttgtacatcaaacgGGTATAACGCTAGTGTTCTAAGATTGGATAGTGGAGTCATGCATGTGGAGTCATTCAAGCAAGTCGCTGCAACCTTGGTGCTAATTTCTTGcggtttttctttgtttttggtttttttgttttgttttgttgtattttctttgttattgtAAATGTAATCTTTTCCGTTTTAATATAAATGAGAtgatcttatttttaaaaataataataatgtgtAGTTAGTTAGTAAGTGTATAGGAATTAGGGTTTCTTCATTGCCAAAACATAGGGAACCAACTTAGAAGAGAACATACAAGGGTGGTAGACATATTAGTATCTCCAACTCAtctctatttcttcaaaatttagAATAGATGTAACATATCatgggagattttgtaatttattgcatttctttttttctttttttgtactttttggaagATTTTTAGAGGAACCTATCATCTTATTTAGAGATTTGGTCTTCAAATTGTGTTTATTGATCTCATGTTGCAATCTCTACAGTTtgtaatactccctctgtcctacTTTGTTTCATCTGTTTCTTTTGTGGAACGTCCTAAAAAATTCTTTATAtcttacaatctataatatttttataattcaatatggattttgtttgatagatctcaatttattgttttaaacaaagttttcaaaatcataaaaaaatattataaattgtgatttatagacaattttttgggacatcccaaaaaggaaacatGCGCAACAAAGTGGGCTTGACCAGTGAAACTAAACAGGTTAATGCCGAATCACATACAATTCTCGTGTAATTTTCTTCTCCCATCTAATTTTTGGGATAAACAGGGCAATccaaatctggaccattaattaATAAGAGTAGTTTGAATTTGCTCAGACACTCCAACCTGTAAAAAGTCTTTGACCAAATATGAATCATTAATTGCaatagagaataaattttttacaccgtcggtgtaaacatttatttcatccaaatcaattgcattgcgacacgtgtcaaaacagtaatcccaattaataaaacataacGACGTGgtgcaatgcaattgatttggaggaaaccaATGTTTACATcagcggtgtaaaaaatttattctcattaCAGTAATGAACGATCCAAATTTGAATTATCTTGTCTAGTCCAAATTAAAGACCCGAGAAGATTCAATTTCTATTCAATTTCTACGTGGAATGATACCATAATCCCAAAAAAGAGCTCCTTGGCTATATCCGGTTCCTTCATGTTGCTTGGCCTATCATGATTACAAACATCGAGTTTGCATTTAGTTGTACTTCTACGAGTACTTGTGCAGTGCCAAATGTCAAGACCGTACAATCTCTCTCGTGCAGTGCCAAATGTCCAGACCgtacaatctctctctctctctatctctctctctctctctgtgtatgtgtatgtgtgtgtgtgtggagttTTGCTGTGCTTGACCTTGTACTTCCTTCCTCGTCCATGACAAGAAAACACTGAAACGATAGACGGATCCATCAGAATCACAGCCATTTTCCCACCAAAACGAAACAGCAAAGAGAAACCACAATGAAAACAGAGGTAAAAAGGCAGTTCCCAGCTTATATAAACACTtgtctcttgtaccccaaccaaAAACTCAAAACCTATCCATGAAACCCTTTCTCTTTCACATGTGTTTGTTTTAGTCTCCTTGCTTTCTTCCCCCTTCAAACCCTTTCCATTTCCATTCAAATCAAGAAACCTTAATTTTCCCAATGGGATGTAACTTTCACCAACAAAGCCAAACCATCTAACAGCCCATCCCAAGAAAgcaattgaacaaacaaaaaggAGTTAACCATTCCTTCTACATGGAAGGGTTTAACACCTCTATCCCCATTATACCCATTTCCTACACCTTTGCCAATTTCACTGGAAGTGCTAGTAGCAGTAGTACTCACACCAAATGTGATGGCGTTACTACTCCATGGATGGACAGTAGGATATGGAGCAGGCTCCCCCGCAGCCTTGTCGACCGCGTCGTCGCCCTCCTCCCGCCTCCGGCCTTTTTCCGAGCCCGTTCCGTCTGCAAGAGATGGTACGGGCTCCTATTCTCCAACAGCTTTCTTGAATTGTACTTGCAAGTCTCCCCTCGCCGCCACTGGTTCCTATTCTTCAACCGGAAATTCCTGAACAAGAACTACATCTAcagaaacaacaacaacaacgggGACAGGGCCAACTCCGAGGCTTACCTCTTTAACCCTGACGACGTCTCGTGGAACCGGATTCCGTTCCCTCTCGTCCCGCCGGGCTTTTCTCCGGCCTCATCGTCCGACGGCCTGGTTTGTTGGGTTTCGGACGAGGCCGGTTCGAAGAGCCTGCTCCTTTCCAACCCGCTTGTCGGGTCGCTTATTCCACTCCCTCCCACGCTACGGCCACGCTTGTTTCCTTCCATTGGTATGACCGTTACTAACACATCGGTTGATCTCGTTGTGGCCGGAGATGATCTTATATCTCCGTTCGCCGTGAAGAATCTAACGGCCGAGAGCTTTCATGTGGATGGAGGGGGATTTTACTCGTTGTGGGGAACCAATTCTTCACTCCCTAGGCTTTGCAGCCTTGAATCAGGTCGAATGGTCTATGGGGGAGGAAGATTTTACTGCATGAATTACAGCCCATTCAGTGTTCTAGCTTACGACGTGGCGACAAACCATTGGTGCAAGATTCAAGCCCCGATGCGAAGGTTTTCTTCTTCTGGGTTTTTTGGCTTAAAAACTTGAACGATACTATGAATTTCTAATTTTCTATCGACAAAAAGATTTAGGTCATTTACTTTTTCATTACGTAGTACTTCTTCTAACTAAAATGAATCGTTTTGGCAATGCATGGTGCCCCAGGCAAGGTTGTACGCACATCGGACTAATTCCTACGGTCTCTCCCGCAGCATTTTCGATCACAGGCTTGCGCATGTTCTAACCAAAATGATTTgcataaaaattataaaaaaaaaattagcatgtGTGGCACTATCAttgttgatatatatataatcgTATCACGCACTTCGATCGTTCTTTTGATTAATATAAATGAGTGGATACAAGCCTGCAGTATTATGTGTAACTATTTGGTACAAGTTCTCTGATTTTATATAGTCAGTCGTCTATTCTAATTAATCCCACAGATATTTGTGACAGTATAGGAgtagaataaaattttccttagTTCTTCAATGGGTTTTATAATCGTCcacttttaaaaaatataattctcgATCAAATTACCTCAAAATATTGTTACATTTTTGGAACTTTTGGTCACCCTTTGTAGGCCCTTCGAATTACTTTCAAGTGATAGAGTTAAGTCTTTGCCATGGATGTTACtctgtgtttatttttttttacaattcttttttttatttttgtagtaCTCCTGCTCTTAAATTAACTACTCTAGCTAGAAACATAGGAAGACTAGAAAAACCTCGGGTTTTAAAAAAGTGTTGTGACAATACGTAACTGTACATGTAATGCGGTCAGATATAGGGTGATATACATTGGACAATACCAGCCGATCTGCCGATGCATAACAGTATTAATTAGAGCCTTAGAGGTCAAATAACTTGTTGCTTGATGATCATACATAACAGCCTAGCAATACACATTAGAATATCGGACACTTGACATTTGACCATATATAGACTAGGTTTTTTAggttattttttgtattttatacacattttaaattctcaaatttaTCTGCAAAACAGGTTCCTGAGGTCGCCAAACTTGGTGGAGAGTCGTGGGCAGATGATTCTGATTGCAGCTGTGGAAAAGAGCAAGCTGAATGTCCCCAAAAGCCTGAGGCTGTGGGGGCTACAATCTTGTGGAACCACATGGGTTGAGATTGACAGAATGCCTCAGCAACTCTATGTCCAGTTTGAGGATGTGGAAGGTGGAAAAGGGTTCAACTGCGTCGGTCACGGGGAGTTCATCGTCATAACGATTCGCGGGTCCGACAAGGCGGTGCTGTTCGATTTCTACAGGAAGAGGTGGCTGTGGGTTCCCCCTTGTCCTTTCGCTTGCGGCGGTGGCGGTGCTGGTGGTAGCAGCAGcggagatggtggtggtggggaatTGCATGGTTTTGCATACGACCCCAGACTTGCCAACCCGGTTACTGGTCTCCTCGATCAGTTGGCACTTCCCTTTCAGCCCTTTAGTGGCTAGTCATGTTTATTTTCTATTAAGTGACTAATTTGGCATGTAATCTCCAGTACCTGTTGTTGCAGAAGAAAACTACTCTAGTTTTATTATTAAGTTATGGGGATGAACTCTTACCAAATTATCAGTGGATGTGATGTCTTCGGTATGGTTAGCTAGTTTTGCAATTAATTAGTGATTACTTAACCTGAAAAATGCTTTCCTTGTTTATGAACCTGTTTATATATTTCCTTTGTTaatatgcttttttttttttatgaaagatGCTACACCAAACCACTACACTATCAACTACGTTTTTTTGTGGAGTCCACTTcaggttccaaaaaaatacaggaaaatgtcaataaattttaaaataatattttatggagGCCTGTAAAAAAACCAGCTCTAACGAATAtcaataatattatttttgaattagtaGGAGCGAAACTGATCCAAATTGGAACCCTagttttttgtgcaaaaatctCCTATATCAAATTGAAATTGGAACCCTAGTTCAATCAATACAACCATTTGAtcgagagagagaccttcgttgGCATATGGTGGTGGTCGAGTTCTTCGTCAGCGTTCGAGATCGATACCAATGATTGTGGTTCGAAGCTCGTACGGCGTATGGAGGTCGTGGTGGTCGGTAGTCGTGGAGGCGTTTTCTTCGTCGGTGTCGTCTCAGTGGTGGGAGTAGAAATGCTTGTTctgatttcttttctttatttttggacgtttccaaaacgacgtcgttttggggcgTGTAGCGGATGGTGTAGTGGATGATGTAGTGTAcgtagcattttttatttttgtaggacttggagtgagccccacaaaaaatgtaatggatgATGTAGTAGTTGACTAgtgtagtgtacctagactctcttctttttttatgcaGATATAGGAGTAATAAGTAAATTATCTAACTAGTAGGAGTTGATTATTTATTTGGCAGAATTTAGAAATTTAGTTGCATGTTCTACGGATAATAACATTTACGAACTCTAGCTCTTCattccaatttatttgttcaatttggaGAATACAACATTTTTAGGGAACACAATCATTGCACTTATAAATGCTCAACTTTTCAAAAGTTGCCCTCCTAACATTTTTAAAAAGACTACTTTAGTTCAAATGGTAAAGgacaaaaaggaaattttgaagtttttgttcCCTTGGTCTTCCAAAAtgaacaaacattttgagacaaataaaaatcaaaaaataaacaaacaaattagaaagggaggagtactattttttttgagcATACTTCAAATTTA is a window encoding:
- the LOC131316351 gene encoding protein UNUSUAL FLORAL ORGANS, which gives rise to MEGFNTSIPIIPISYTFANFTGSASSSSTHTKCDGVTTPWMDSRIWSRLPRSLVDRVVALLPPPAFFRARSVCKRWYGLLFSNSFLELYLQVSPRRHWFLFFNRKFLNKNYIYRNNNNNGDRANSEAYLFNPDDVSWNRIPFPLVPPGFSPASSSDGLVCWVSDEAGSKSLLLSNPLVGSLIPLPPTLRPRLFPSIGMTVTNTSVDLVVAGDDLISPFAVKNLTAESFHVDGGGFYSLWGTNSSLPRLCSLESGRMVYGGGRFYCMNYSPFSVLAYDVATNHWCKIQAPMRRFLRSPNLVESRGQMILIAAVEKSKLNVPKSLRLWGLQSCGTTWVEIDRMPQQLYVQFEDVEGGKGFNCVGHGEFIVITIRGSDKAVLFDFYRKRWLWVPPCPFACGGGGAGGSSSGDGGGGELHGFAYDPRLANPVTGLLDQLALPFQPFSG